The sequence ATCCCCCCGCAGCACCGGTGAGAAATCGAGGCCGGTCATGGTCTCCGGCGGTTCCACCCCCATCAGCCGCAGGAGCGTGACCGGGATGTCGTGCGAGCTGATGAGAGCATCACTCCGCCCCGGTTTCACGCCGGGCGCCCGCACCATCAGCAGCAGGTCCGCGATCTCGCGCGACATCGGGTGCCCCTGCTTCGAGATCACGCCGTGCTCGCCCAGGCAGTGCCCGTGGTCGGAAACCACCACCACGATCGTATCCTCGGTCAGCCCCAGCCGCTCCATCGTCTCCATCAGCACCCCGAACCAGCGGTCGGCCATCGTCACCTCGCCCGCGTAGTTGGCCCGCAGGCGCCGCAGCTCGGCCGCGGTCAGTCCCTGCGCCGGGCCGTAGCCCGACAGGGTCACGTCGCCCACCTCATCGCCGCTGGGATCGTAGGGCTTGCGGTAGTACTCCGGCGGATCCCACGGCTCGTGCGGATCGAACGATTCAACCGTCAGGAATAGCCGCTCCGCGTCGCGGTTCTGTTGGAGCCACGCCGCGGCCGCGCGCAAGACCTGGGGGGCGAAGTAGTCCTCCTCGCAGCGGCGTTCCGCCGTGTTCATCAGGTACTGGCGCAGCAAGCCGTAGCCGCGGCGTTCTGCGAGTGGCTGCTGCAGGGTCGAGGCGGGCAGGTGCGCCGCGATCGCCTCCGGCGACGGCTCCGGGCCGGAGCGGTACTTGTCATTCTCCTGCCCGCGAATCCAGGTCCATTGATCGAAGCCGCGGTGGAAGTTCTTCGACGGCTTGAACTGGTGATAGACGTCGCTGATGAGTCCGGCGCGATAGCCGGCCTCGTGCAGGACCTCCGACAGCGCAGGGCGCTCCTCGCGCATGGGCCCCCAGCCGGGCGCGCCGACGAAATCGCCCTTGTATTGGCGGTGGTCGGAGAACGGGAACACCCGCGCGCCGGTGTAGAGCCCGCGCCGGAACGGCAGCGTGGGCAGTGATTCGGGGTGGGCGGCGGTGAACACGACGCTCTCCCGCGCGAAAGCGTCCAGGTGCGGCGTGCGTATCCACTGATTGCCATAGGCGCCGACGTGGTCCTGGCGCAGGGTATCGAAGACGACGAGGATGCAGTTCAAGTGGCAGTGACCTCCTCAGGGCATGTGGAGGTCAGGATACCGCAAGCCCTGCGCTGTGTCAAACGCAGCCACACATCCGCTGACTTCGGCCAGGAAGTGCTAGCGGTCCGGCGAACGTCTCCCTATGTCGGGAACAGGTCGGCTTGCCCCGATGCCCTGGGCGCACCTACGACCGGAGCTTGCCCGCCACTTCGGCCACGCGCCGGCCCAGGGTGCGGGCGATCGCCAATTCGTCCTCGTTCGGCCCCTGGTCGGCCATGGGGCCAGAGACCGAGCTCGCGCCATAGGGGGTCCCGCCGCGGGTGGTGGAGATCAGCCGCTCCTCCGCATAAGGCACTCCGACGATGACCATCCCCTGGTGGATCAACGGCAGCCACATGGTGAGGATGGTGATCTCGTTGGCGCCGTGCATGGTCGAGCTGCTGGTGAAGGCGGCCCCGACCTTGCCCACCAGCGTCCCCTCCATCCACAGCGGCCCCCAACCGTCCACCACCGCCTTGAGCGATGCGGTCATGTTGCCGAAGCGTGTGGGCGAGCCCAGGATCACCGCGTCCGCCCAACGGAAATCATCCAGCGTCACCTCGCGCACCTGCATGAACCGGGCGTGCGCCGCCTGCCAGCGCTCGTTCTGCTGGATGATGGCTTCGGGTTCTGACGCCGGCGGGCGCGCCAGTCGCGCCTCCGCCTCCGCCACCTGGCGCGCGCCCTCGGCTACGGCCTCCGCCAGCTTGTGGGTATTGCCGTACCTGCTGTCGAACACGATCAGGATGTTCATCTGTCACCCCTCGGCATGGCGGCGGGCCCGAACCATGAGGCTAGGGCTCGCCTCGTCACCTTGCACATATGCGCTTGCGGCTCGCCTACCTGGGCAACTGCGGATAGACCGGCTTGCCCTTGCTCAGCGAGGTCACGTAGGCCGCCAGTTGCGCGTAGCGGGGATCCTTGGGCTCCAGGGCCTTACCCTTGAGGAACATGGTGATGCAGCCGTTGTTCATCTCCCCCAGGGTGATCACGCGTCCCGCCCCCATCTTCCACTTGGGGAAGGTCGCCGCCGATCCCTTGAGGGTGGGGATGGGCACGTCCATGCCCATCGCTTGGACCTTGCCGCCGGTAGTGCCGCCGTTCGGGTGGCAGGAGTTGCAGGTCGCCCGGTTGGTGCCCAGCTTGGGATCGCTATAGACCTGCTTGCCGGCGGCGATGGCCTTGTCCAGCGCCGCCACCTGCTGCTTCTCCGTCAGCATCTGGTGCATCATCTGCGCTTGCAGCGCCGACAGCGCCATCAGCACCACCAGTCCCGTCATTACCGCCACTGCGAGCTTCGTCCTCATCCGCTCTCACCTCCTTTTCGGTGATGTGCTATCTCTCCCGTTCGCCGACCTGGCGGCGCGCCTGTCGCCGCCAGGCAGCGATTACCATGCCTGACACCGCCCCCATCGCCCCCGCAATGGCCAGGGCCGGCCACCACGACCGTTGCCCAGCCGAGGGCGGGACCGGATCGCCGACGGCGCTGGGGCCGGGCGTCGGCGTCGCTGCCGGCGCCGCCGGGGCGGTAGAGGCGGAAGATGTCAGATAGGCGATGATGCCGTCGAGCTGCTTCTCGCTCCAATCGAACTTCGGCATGAGGGTGCCGGGCTTGACCGCCGGTGGATCGCGAAGCCACTTGCGCAACCAGTCCTTCGTTCGCCGCTTGCCGACATCGGTCAGGTCCGGGCCGGGGCCGGGCGCGCCTTCACCTTTCAGCATGTGGCAATTCAGGCAGGCACGCTCCGTCCAGAGTTGCCTGCCCTGCTCGATGAGCCGGCCATCCTGTGCTGCGCCTGGGTTCGCGCACACGCCAGCCATGGTCACGACTACGGTCATCAACACGACTGCGACAGCGAGTCCTGCTCTCATGCTGCTATCTCCATTCGCGGATGCGGGTTTGCGCCAGCTTCGCACGGATGAAGAGGGCACCCTGTCGGGTTCGAGGACAAGCCCGGGCGCATGTGCGGGTGGTACGACAATGAGGCGAGGCGGATGGCGGCCGGCCCCACGACGCGCCTATCGGCTGGGGCGGAAGCTCTCGCGGCGGTTGACGTAGCGGTCGGCCGAGATGGCGGCGATCGCGCCGTCCGCCGCCGCCGTGATCGCCTGCCTGAACTCGGTGCACCGGACGTCGCCCGCCGCGAAGACCCCGGGGATCGCCGTCGCCATCGCGCGGTCAACGCGGATGCAACCGTTCTCGGTGAGCTCCAACGTGCCGCCCAGGAAATCGGTCACCGGCTTGTTGCCCGCGAGGTAGATGAACACGCCATCCACCGCCAGCGTCCGCGTTCCCCCTTCGGGCGCGCCGACCACGATCTCGCGCACCTGGGCGTCCCCGCGGATCTCGACGAGCTTGGTATCCGCCAGCATCTCGATCTTGGGATCCGCCGCCAACGCTTGGCGCACCTCATCGCTCACCCACAGCTTGGGCGGCGGCGCCACCAAGTGCACCTTGGCCGCGAACTTGGTCAGCAGCAGCGCGTCATCCACCGCCTCCTCGCTATTGCCCACCACCGCCACTACCTGACCGTCGTAGAAAGCGCCGTCGCAGGTCGCGCAGTAGCTGACCCCGCGCCCTACCCGCTGCTCCTCGCCCGGAACACGATCTCCGCGCCCCATCGCTCCGGTGGCGATGATGACGGCCTTGCCCAGGAGCACCCCCTCGCCGGTGAATACCCGTTTCGTATCCTGGCTGAGATCCACCCCGAGCACCGGCGCCTGCAGGTACTCCGCGCCGAAATCGAGCGCCTGCTGTTTGATGGTCCGCGCCAGCTCCGCGCCCGACACCGGCGTCGTCACCGACGGGAAGTTGGCAATCTTCGGGGCGACCGCCAGCGATCCGCCGAGCTTGGCCTTGTCTATCAGCAGGGTCTTCAGCCGCGCGCGCGCCGCGTAGATGGCGGCCGTGCCCCCGGCCGGGCCCGCGCCGATGATGACGACGTCGTGCATCGTCTCGGCGTTTTCGCTCACTGGCTCGTCCTCGTTCGCACGATGGTCGGGCGCGAATAGGCCGCCGATGACAGCCGCCCAGGGCCCATTGGCTCGCTGTTTCCGGCATGGCGCGGGCGTCTCCTGCATGACGCTGTCGCGCGGCGCCCACGCAGCTACCGCAGGCGTAGAACGTTCTCGTCACCGGCCTGGTCATGGGTGTTGCGCGGCGGCAACAGACTACGGTTCACAACCGCCGTGGTTCCTGCTACGCTGGTAGCGGCCAGTCGCGAGCCAATCGGGCGGCCGCAGTGGTCGCGGGTCTGCGGACGAGACTGCTCCGCGACGCGTGGCCGCCGACGGCAGCAACGAGTCAGTCAAAGGAGTCGCAGGGATGACCTCGGGAAGGACCGCTGATGCCGGCCGAAGGCCGGCTGAGGGCATGGCACACGATGTGAGCTTGACGCAGGCCTTGCGCTGCGCGTCGCGCGGGGGCGAGGACCACTGCTCGCGGTGTATCGAGGAGTTCGGCGCTGTGGCCAGCGACCCGCGGGCGGCGGCGTATTCAACCTACTCGGAGCGACCAGGGCCGGCGGCGGGGTAATCGCCCGCGCTCGCGCTCGGGTTGGCGGTAGAGGCGGCGGACACGGGCGTCGCAACCGCCGAGGCGGCTTGATGCCTCGCGTCGCCAGGCGCTTGCTCCTGCGCGCCGCCGAGCATGAGCGACGATTGCGACAGGAACACGCCGGAGCGGACGCGAACCACGCGGGAGACCGGGCCCGGAGATGGCGATTGTGGACGAAACCTGCCGCATCCACGCCACGCGGCCACCGCCAACGACGGCGCGCCCGACAAGCTGGCGCACAATCCGCGCGGCGAGGCACCGCCGCGCTCTACCCATGCAAGGAGGAAATGGGCACATGACGGGCGAGCACACACTGCCGGATCTCCCGTATTCCTACGACGCGCTGGAGCCGCACTATGACGAGCAGACGCTGCAGCTGCATCACGACCTTCATCACGCGGGCTATGTCAAGGGCCTCAACGCGGCCGAGGAGAAGGTCGCGGCGATGCTGAAGGCGAACGATTTCGGCGCCGCCAAGGCGGTGTGCGCGGAGCTGGCGTTTCACGGTTCGGGGCATATCCTGCATTCGCTGTTCTGGAGCAACATGAAGCCGGGCGGAGGGGGTGAACCGGCGGGCGAGCTGGCGGCGGCGATCAAGCAGCAGTTCGGCGGCTTCCAGGGGTTCAAGGACCTATTCCTGGCGGCGACCAACGCGGTGGCGGGCTCGGGCTGGGGCATTCTCGCCCATCGCCAAGCGGATGACGCGCTGGTGGTGCTGCAGGCGGAGAAGCATGAGAACCTGACCCAATGGGGGGTTACGCCCTTGCTCGCGCTCGACGTGTGGGAGCACGCCTACTACCTGAAGTACCAGAACAAGCGACCGCAGTGGACCCAGGCGTTCATGGAGCACCTCGTCAACTGGGACGACGTGGCCCGGCGTCTGGCGCAGGCCCGCGGGCGATAACCGGGCGCAGCGCCGGCAGCGCATGGACGCGGATGGTCGCTCAGATGTCATTCTGAGCCGCAGGCGAAGAATCCCCTACCTCCTGCGCAACTCCGATAGGGGATTCCGCCACGGGCGGACAAGTCTTCGGTCGCCAGGCTCCCTCAGAATGACGTGACGGCTCGCATTCGCGCCGATCGGCAGACACCGGTCCTGGCGCCTGCGAAAATACTGCGAGGAGGTAACTGCAACCCAAAATGGATGTTCCCAAGCAGGCGCCAGAGTTCGAGCTGATACCCCACACCACGACGCGCGTCGCCATCGGCGAGCGCGTGGGCAAGAGCCGGCGGGAGATCCCGCATTTCGACCTCTTCGCCCACGCCGATGCGAGCGCGCTGGTGGCCTATCGCCAGCGGCTCAAGCGAGCGGGTGACGGATGGGCGCCGACCTTTAACGACCTGTTCATCTACATCGTGGCGCGCCTGCTGCCCGAGTTCCCTATGCTCAACGCGTGGTACGCGGAGGAGGGGGTCAAGCGGTTCAAGCCGGTGCACCTGGGCTTCGCGGTGCAAACCGACCAGGGGGTGCTGCTGCCGACGCTGTTCGACGCCAACCGCAAACCCCTGCGCCAGATCAGCGAGGAGGCGCACGAGCTTAGTGAGCTCGCCCGCGGCGGTCGGCTGCGGGCGAGCTACCAGCAGTGGGGCGGGTTCACCATCTCCAACGTCGGCCCCAAGCGCATCGAGGCCTTCGCCGCCATCATCAGCCCCCCGCAGACCGGGATCCTGGCCATCGGCCCCATCGCCAAGCGTCCGCTGGTGGTGGGCGATGAGGTGGCGGCGCGCTCGACGGTGTGGCTGACGCTGACCGTGGATCACCGCGTCGTGGACGGCGCGGTCGGCGCGGAGTTCCTGGCCGCGCTCATGCCCCGCCTCGAGGACTGGGCCGGCGAGGAAGGGGAGTAGCATGGCGCGGCCGTCCACCGAGCAGCTCCTGGCGCTCTACGAGGACCTGCTGCGCGTGCGGTTCTTCGAGGAGAAGATCAACGATGAGCTTTTCCCCTCCGGCCTCATCCGCGGGCTCACCCACCTCTACATCGGCCAGGAGGCGGTCGGCGTCGGCGTCATTCGCGCCCTGCAGCCACCGGACTACGTGCTCAGCACCCACCGCGGTCACGGCCACTGCCTGCTGCGGGGCTCCGATCCGGCGCGCATCTACGCCGAGATCCTGGGCCGCCGCGACGGCGTGTGCCGCGGCAAGGGCGGCTCCATGCACCTGGCCGACATGGAAACCGACTTCGTCGGCTGCAACCCGGTGGTCGGCGCCAACCTCCCCATCGGCGCCGGCCTCGCCTTCGCCGCCAAGTACCTGGGCAACGGGCGCCTGACCGCCGTCTTCTTCGGCGACGGCGCCATCAACACCGGCGCCTTCCACGAATCCGCCAACCTGGCGGCCCTGTGGAAGCTGCCGCTGTTCCTCATCTGCGAGAACAACCGCTACGCCATTTCGGTCTCGGTGGAGCGCGCCAGCGCCGTCACCGACCTTGCCGACCGCGCCGCCGCCTACGGCATCTGGCACGAGACCGTGGACGGTATGCGGGTCGGGGAGGTATTCGAGGCGGCCCAGCGCGCCGCCGAGGTCTGCCGCAGCCACCAGCAGCCGGTGCTGCTGGTGGCCAACACCTATCGCTTCGTCGGCCACTATACCAGCGACACTCTGCGCTACCGCCCGCCCGACGAGGCGCGCGACGAGTTCCGCGAGCACGACCCCGTCCACCTCGCCGAGCGCCAGCTCACCGACGACTGCGCGGTGGACATGCAGCAGCTCGTGGCGCTGCGTGATCGCGTGCACCGCGAGATCGAGCAGGCGGCGGAAACGGCCAAGCTCAGCCCGCCGCCGCCGCCGGAGTCGGCGCTGGAGGACGTCTATGCCCCCGAAGGCTGACGTCTCCGCCCCGGAGCAGACCCGTATGCGCGAGGTCGCCTACGCGCTGGCGGTGCGCACCGCCCTGCGCGAGGAGATGCAGCGCGACGAGCGGGTCTTTCTGATGGGCGAGGACATCGCAGTCTATGGCGGCGTCTATGGGGCGACCCGCGGCCTGCTGCGCGAGTTCGGCGACAAGCGCGTGCTGGACACGCCGATCTCCGAGGCGGCGATCGCCGGTATGGCGGTGGGCGCCGCCATCGGCGGCCTGCGCCCGGTGGCGGAGATCATGTACTGCGATTTCCTCTCCATCGCCCTCGATGCCATCGCCAACCAGGCGGCCAAGCTGCGCTACATGAGCGCGGGGCAACTGAGCATCCCGGTGGTCATTCGCACCTCCGCCGGCGGGCATGGATATGCCGCCCAGCATTCGCAATCCCTGGAGGCCTGGGTCACCCATATCCCCGGCCTCAAGGTCGTCATGCCCGGCACTTGCGCCGATGCGCGCGGGCTGCTCAAGTCCGCTATCCGCGACCCCAACCCGGTGGTGGTGATCGAGCACAAGGCCCTCTACCAGACCACCGGCCCCATCCCCGCGCAGGAGACGCTCGAGCCCATCGGTGTGGCCAGGGTCATGCGTGAGGGCACGGACGTGACGCTCGTCTCGTGGTCGGCGATGGCGGGCGCGTGTTTCGAGGCCGCCCAGGAGCTGGCAGGGGAGGGGATCGAGGCGGAGGTCATAGACCTGCGCACCCTGCTGCCGGCGGACTTCGAAACCGTCGTGGACTCGGTACGCAAGACGGGGCGGCTGGTGGTGGCGCACGAGGCGGTGACCTACGGCGGATTCGGGGCCGAGGTGGTGGCGCAACTGACCGAGCGCGCGTGGGGCGATCTCAAGGCGCCCCCGGTGCGCGTGGGTTCGCGCTTCGCGCCGGTACCCTTCGCGGAGCCGCTGGAGGCCTGCGTCATGGCGGGTAAGCAGGAAGTTGTCGCCGCGGTGCGCTCCTGTATAGGTCGGGATCGGTAGGCCGGGCGTCTCGCCCGGCGCCCCTACAAATCGCCATGTGTGGATACCGAGGAGGTGACCCATGTCGGCGTTGCAAGTGGGAGCCAGGGCCCCGGATTTCGAGCTCAAGGCCACCGGCGATACTACGGTTCGCCTGTCGGAGCTGCTGAAGCAGGGCAAGCACGTCGTGATCGCGTTCTACCCGGCGGCGTTCAGCCCGGTATGCGGCGACGAGCTGAGCCTGTTCCAGGAGGCGCGCGACGAGTTCGCGCGTCTCAACGCCCAGGTCATCGCCATCTCGGTGGACAACGTGTGGTCGGCGGATGCGTTCGCGCAGGCCAAAGGGATAGCTTTCCCGCTGCTGGCGGATTTCCACCCCAAGGGAGCGGTGGCGGAGAAGTTCGGGGTCATGCGCGACGACGGCATCGCCGAGCGCGCGCTGTTCATCATAGACCCCCGGGGCGTCATTCGCTACAGCTACGTCTCGCCCGTCGCGGAGAACCCGGGGGCTGATCGCCTGCTCGACGCCCTGGAGCAGATGAGCGCGGGTGGGACATGACCGGCAGGTTCATGTCTGGGGTGGCGCAGGTTTCTAACCTGCGAGAAGCCACAGGATGCAATCCTGTGCCACCGAAGGAAGACCAAACCCATCGTCTGCGCGTGGCAGTCTCGGATGACGATTGGTCGCGCGGCCCCGCCGACGCGCCGGTGACGCTGGTCGAGTACGCGGACTACGAGTGCCCCCACTGCCAGGCGGCGTACCCGGTGCTCGAGGAGCTGCTGCGCGCGCACGCCGACCGGCTGCGCTTCGTTGTGCGGCACTTCCCGGTGACGAGCGCTCACCCCCGCGCCGCGGCCGCGGCCCTGGCCGCGGAGGCCGCGGGGCGGCAGGGCAAGTTCTGGGAGATGCACGCGCGGCTGTTTGGGGATCCGGGGCAACTCGATCCCGCCGACCTGCGGCGCCATGCGCGAGACCTCGGCCTCGACCGGGAGCGCTTCCAGGAGGACCTGGATGACCCGCGCCTGGCGCGCAAAATCCAGGAGCACAGGCGCCAGGGGCTGCGCAGCGGCGTCAACGGCACGCCGACGCTGTTCTTCAACGGCGCGCGGTATGATGGGCCGCGCGACCTGAAGTCCCTGTCACAGGCGGTGGAGAAAACGGCCGAAGACTAACCACAGAGCGCACAGAACACGGAGAACGGATGAATGAACCACAAAGACACGAAGTCACCAAGGGAACGGGGATCCCAATTCTGACATCTCAAATCCGATCTTTGTGTCTTTGTGCCTTGGTGGTTCAACACCATGGATTGCCTCCTCGAACTGCCCCACATGCGCGAGCTGACGCTGGATGATCGTGAGGTCGTGGAGGCGGCCTTGGCGCGCGAGCCGCCCGACACCTCGGAGCTGACCTTCACCAACCTCTTCATCTGGCGTCACGCATACGGCCTGCGGTTGAGCCGGGTGGAGGGCGCGCTGTGCATCTTCGCCTGGCGCGCCGATCCGGAGGAATCGTTCCTGCTGCCGCCGCTAATGGTTGAAAGGATGTCATTCCGAGGGAGTGCAGCGACCGAGGAATCTCCAGTCGGGGTTGCGCGGGAGGTAGGGGATTCCTCGCCGGAGCTCGGAATGACACCATCCGGGGCCCCGACGATCGTAGAACGCGCCCTGGCGCACCTGCGCGACCACGGCCACGACCCCAAGCTGGCGCGCGTCTCGACCGCACAACTCGAACGCCTGGGCGTCACCGGCGAGCGCTTCTCGGTCGAGCCGGATCGCGACAACTGGGACTACGTCTATTCCGTGCGCGACCTGGTCGAGCTGGCCGGCGACAAGTACCACCGCAAGCGCAACCACATCGCCCAGTTCCAGGCCGAGCACACGCAGTGGGAGTATCGCCCCCTCACGCCCGACCTCGCGCCCGCGTGCGAGGAGCTGCAGGACCTGTGGTGTGATGAGAAGCACTGCGATCTCTCAGCCACGCTGCATGCCGAATCGCGCGCGGTCAAGGAAGCCCTGCACAACCTCGACCGCCTGTCCGCGCTCGGGGGCTGCATTCTCGTCGGCGGAAAGGTCGAAGCCTTCACCCTCGGCGAGCCGCTCAACGCCGACACCGTGACCATCCACATCGAGAAGGCGAACGCCGCCTTCCACGGCCTCTACCAGGTCATCAATCAGCAGTTCCTCGAGCACCAGGGGCATGATTTCGCCTACGTCAACCGTCAGCAGGACCTCGGCGTCCAGGGCCTGCGCAAGGCCAAGGAGTCCTACCACCCGCACCACATGATCGAGAAGTACGTCGTGCGGTTGCGGGCATAGCCGGGCGCGCGGCGCTACACGCCGCGTGAATCCATTTCGCCGGCGGACTGCATCATAACCATCGGAAGTCGTGTCGTGCGGAGGGATATGATGGAGACGGTCGGTGTCGGGTTGATCGCGGTGGCGGTGTTCGGCTATTTCGCGTGGGCGCGCTACATGAGCTACAGGGATGCGGCAGCGCTGTTGGAGAGGGGAGTAGACCCGTCCACTGTCATCCAGTGGAGGGAGCGGTGGGCAACCCGCGCGGGTCTGCTCCAGGGGGCGAAGCTCCTGGTGCTCGGCGTATTGCTGTTCTCCCTGTCATCCCGGTTCGGAAGATGGATCGGCGCGCCTGACGAAACATGGATGATCGGCTTCGTAGGTGCGTTCATTGCGGTCTTCGGGCTGATTGTCATCGTCGCGTACGCGATCTGGTCGCGCCGAGTAGGCGCCGGGCACGGCGGTGGCAGGCTGGGAGCCTCTGACCGCTCGAGGGCGAGAGAATGAACGCGGAGGCGACGTGCGCGCCGTCGTGGCTGATGATGACCGGCCGCGCCGAGGATCACCGCGCCGATGCGGTTGCCATCCAGCGGGCACGCAACGGCGATCGGTCGGCCTTTGACGAGATCGTTCGGCGCCACCAAGGGCGCGTCTACAACCTGGCCTATCGCATGCTGCGACATCCCCAAGACGCCGAGGACGTGACCCAGGAAGCGTTTCTCAAGGCGTTCGGAGCTCTGCCGCGGCTCAAGAATGAGCGCGCCTTCGCCTCGTGGCTCGGGCGCATCGCGGCCAACCTGTGCCTGATGCGGCTGCGGTCGGCGCAGCGCGCGGAGACGCTAACCGATCCGGCGGTGATCGCTGAGGGAAGCGCATGCGCTGGGAATCCGTCGAGCCTCGACATCGTCGGGGAGACGCGCGCGGCGATAGCCAAGCTGCCGCCCAAGTACCGGCTGGCGGTGGTCGCCTTCTACCTGGAGGGTCGTTCCTGCCGCGAGGGCGCCCGTCTGGCCGGAGTGCCGGTGCTGACGTTCAAGACGCGACTCTACCGCGCGCGCAAGCTGCTGCGCGATCTGCTTGGCGAAGTGCCGGAGGGACCCACACCATGAGATGCCGGCGCGTCCGCCAGAAGCTTCAGCCCCTGGTAGACGGAGCCCTCGCCGAGAAGGAGGCCGCGGCCCTCCGTCAGCATCTGAGCGCCTGCGCCGCCTGCGGCCTCGAGTTCGAGGCGCTGCGCGCCCTCGATCGCGCCCTGGCGGCCGAACCCACGGTTCAGCCGCCGCCGACCATGACCGCGGCGATAGTCAGCCAGGCCGCCGCCCGTTCGCTCATGGCGCCCGCGACGCTCATCCCGCGACGGCTGGAGGCGCTGAGCCTGGCGGGGTTGGCCCTTGCCTTGGCGGCGTTCGCCGTGGCCGTGTTCGCCGTCGGCGGGATCTCGATCACGATCGGCCCGTTGACCGTGGGCACCACGGGCGTGATCGCCGTCATCGTTGCGGCGGTCTCCGCCGCCTTCGGTTCCCTCTACTACGGGACCTGCGCCTGAGAACTCCGAGGAGGGTCACCCATGCAACGCGTCAATGAGACAGAGTGCGAGTTCAGGCACGGCGACAGCGGCCCCAAGTACGTCATGCGGGGGCCGCGCCACGAATGGGGGATCATCGTCTTCCATCCCGGCCAGAGTCTCGGCGCCCACCGCCACAGCGAGGTCGAGGAGACCTTCTACTTCGTCTCCGGGGAACCGCTGATG is a genomic window of Armatimonadota bacterium containing:
- a CDS encoding cupin domain-containing protein; translated protein: MQRVNETECEFRHGDSGPKYVMRGPRHEWGIIVFHPGQSLGAHRHSEVEETFYFVSGEPLMIVDGQAHRVRRGDVFRLEPGEAHDIINDTAADTRVIFIKCPYLPNDKEAA
- a CDS encoding sigma-70 family RNA polymerase sigma factor, which gives rise to MNAEATCAPSWLMMTGRAEDHRADAVAIQRARNGDRSAFDEIVRRHQGRVYNLAYRMLRHPQDAEDVTQEAFLKAFGALPRLKNERAFASWLGRIAANLCLMRLRSAQRAETLTDPAVIAEGSACAGNPSSLDIVGETRAAIAKLPPKYRLAVVAFYLEGRSCREGARLAGVPVLTFKTRLYRARKLLRDLLGEVPEGPTP
- a CDS encoding phosphatidylglycerol lysyltransferase domain-containing protein; protein product: MDCLLELPHMRELTLDDREVVEAALAREPPDTSELTFTNLFIWRHAYGLRLSRVEGALCIFAWRADPEESFLLPPLMVERMSFRGSAATEESPVGVAREVGDSSPELGMTPSGAPTIVERALAHLRDHGHDPKLARVSTAQLERLGVTGERFSVEPDRDNWDYVYSVRDLVELAGDKYHRKRNHIAQFQAEHTQWEYRPLTPDLAPACEELQDLWCDEKHCDLSATLHAESRAVKEALHNLDRLSALGGCILVGGKVEAFTLGEPLNADTVTIHIEKANAAFHGLYQVINQQFLEHQGHDFAYVNRQQDLGVQGLRKAKESYHPHHMIEKYVVRLRA
- a CDS encoding zf-HC2 domain-containing protein — protein: MRCRRVRQKLQPLVDGALAEKEAAALRQHLSACAACGLEFEALRALDRALAAEPTVQPPPTMTAAIVSQAAARSLMAPATLIPRRLEALSLAGLALALAAFAVAVFAVGGISITIGPLTVGTTGVIAVIVAAVSAAFGSLYYGTCA